The Chryseobacterium indologenes genomic sequence GAAACTTTAGGAGACGGAAGTATCAGGGCAGACAGGGATGCCACCTACGAAGATATGCTGGAAGGAAAAGCAAAATACTCGAGTATATTCAATTATCCGACGTTAAGCTGGGCTGATATCGGAGCTATCGGTTGGTTGGTTGACGGTGCGGCAATTATGAACCAGGTAATGTTAATGGGGAATTCCTATGGACCTTATTCAAGAGCTATGGTGAAGATTTGTAAAGAAGAATCTTTCCACCAAAGACAAGGGTATGAAATTCTGATGGCTCTTTGCCGTGGGACCAAACAACAGAAAGAAATGGCTCAGGCTTCATTAAACCGTTTCTGGTGGCCGGCACTGATGATGTTCGGACCGAATGATGACAGCTCTCCAAACTCTAAAATCTCTATGAATTACAGGGTGAAAAGGGAAAGTAACGACAGTCTTCGCCAGAGGTTTATCGACGTTACCGTTGCTCAGGCAGAATTCCTTGGATTAACTATTCCTGATAAAGACCTGAAATGGAATGAGGAAAGGCAGCATTACGATTTCGGAGAACTTCCCTGGGATGAATTCATGGAAATCTTAAAAGGAAACGGCCCTGCAAATAAAAAACGTATCGAAACGAAGAGAAAAGCTCAGAGAGAAAACTCCTGGGTAAAAGAAGCAGCAATCGCTTACGCAGAAAAAACAACAAAAAGAAGTAATATAATAATGTAACAATATACCGATGTAACAATGTAACAATCAATGGTCATTCCGAACAAAGCGAAGATTCCATTGATAAACTGGTACATTGATACATTGTTAAATTAATTTGACTATGGCAAATTTAGATATGTGGGAAGTGTTTATTCAGACTAAACCGGGATTATCTCACAAACATGTTGGAGTTGTACAGGCCCCAACAGCAGAAATGGCTTTACAAAACGCAAGAGACGTTTATACAAGAAGAAAAGAAGGAACTTCTGTTTGGGTAGTTCCAAGCAAATATATCGTGACTTCTGAAGGTGTGGATAAAGAAGCTTTCTTTGATCCGGCTGATGACAAATTATATCGTCACCCGACTTTCTACGAGATTCCAAACGATGTGAAAAATATGTAATTAATCAAGATTGTAAGATATGAGAACTCAGATACTAGACTTTTTTGTCGATCTGAAATCTGAAATCTGAAGTCTGAAATCTACTCAACAATGAACGCACTATATAATTATTTACTGAAATTAGCTGATGACAGCTTCATTATGGGCCAGAGACTATCCGAATGGTGTGGACAGGGACCATATCTTGAGGAAGACATTGCATTAACCAATATTGCTTTGGATGAGCTGGGCCAGGCTAATAACTTTTACGTCTATGCGTCACGGCTTATAGACAATGGTAAAAGTGAAGATGATATTGCCTTCTTAAGATACGAGCATGAATATATCAACGCCCACTGGACAGAGCTTCCCAATGAAGATTATGCACAGACCATCCTTAAAACATACGTCTTTTCTGTCTATCAGAAATTAATGTATGAAGCATTATCAAGCTCTGCGGATGAAGAACTTTCTGCAATTGCACAGAAATCATTAAAAGAGGTAAGGTATCACTATACCCATACTTCTTCGTGGATGAAAATCTTTGCCCAGGGAACAGAAGAAAGCCGTACACGTTTAGAGAATGCAATTGAAAATATCTGGGAATACACCAAAGGCCTTTTTGCCAAATCAGAAGGCGAGGATGATCTTGTTGTCCTGAATATCGTTCCCAATGTCGATGACTTGTACAAAGAGTTCGTTGCCATCACAGAAAAAGATTTCCAAAGCTTTGGATTAGAATATCCAACGAATCCGTTTATGCAGCCGAAATCCAGAACAGGATATCACACAGAATACTTCGGATATATTCTTTGCGAACTTCAATATATGCAGAGGGCATATCCGGGATGTACTTGGTAAAAAATAATGAGACAATTTGAATATGAGTTAATTTAAAAATGACATCTGCATTTCATTTTTAAGTTTTCGAATGATCCAATTCTCAAATGAATAATGAACAACTTATTACACTTATTAAAAACCATTCCCGATCCGGAAATCCCGGTCATTGATATCGTGGAATTGGGAATCGTGAGAGATGCACAAATCACTGGTGAGAATACTTGTGAAGTGACCATTACGCCTACTTATTCTGCGTGTCCTGCAATGTTTACCATCGAAGAGGATATTATCAAAATGATGAAGGAAAATGGTTGGGATGCAAAAGTAGTGACCAAAATGTTTCCGATCTGGACAACAGACTGGTTGACAGATGAAGCGAGAGAGAAACTTCGTGCTTTCGGAATCACCCCTCCGGAAAAAGGAGCCGATGAACATCATATCGGAAAACCGAAAAAATGTCCACGCTGTGGTTCTATGAACTCAAAACAGATCAGCAGATTCGGATCTACCCTGTGCAAAGCCTCATATCAGTGCTTAGACTGCCTGGAACCGTTTGATTATTTTAAATGTCATTAAGAAATAACAATACGAAGACTGGTTACAACCTTTTTAGCTATGAAGTTTACGGACTATGCAGAACATAACGATGGCATTGCTACATTGTTAAATTCGTAGACTGTTACATTGATTTATATTATTAAATTAGTGCATTGTTAAATAAAATTGCAAAACTATTATTATGTACACACAACTCGATATTGAAACACATTTTGACGGGAAGCTTAAAATCGCTTACCTGAATCAGCCTGAAACGATGAATGCTCTTACAAAACCGGCTTTGTCGGATTTAAAAGACTTTGTGAAAGAATGTAGCGAAGACGAAACCGTAAGATGTGTTGCCATCTCCGGAAGAGGAAGGGCTTT encodes the following:
- the paaA gene encoding 1,2-phenylacetyl-CoA epoxidase subunit A — protein: MDLEKFVQYVHDENKVEPKDVMPDDYRKLLVRQISQHAHSEIVGMLPEANWISRAPSLRRKMALLAKVQDEAGHGLYLYSATETLGDGSIRADRDATYEDMLEGKAKYSSIFNYPTLSWADIGAIGWLVDGAAIMNQVMLMGNSYGPYSRAMVKICKEESFHQRQGYEILMALCRGTKQQKEMAQASLNRFWWPALMMFGPNDDSSPNSKISMNYRVKRESNDSLRQRFIDVTVAQAEFLGLTIPDKDLKWNEERQHYDFGELPWDEFMEILKGNGPANKKRIETKRKAQRENSWVKEAAIAYAEKTTKRSNIIM
- the paaB gene encoding 1,2-phenylacetyl-CoA epoxidase subunit B, encoding MANLDMWEVFIQTKPGLSHKHVGVVQAPTAEMALQNARDVYTRRKEGTSVWVVPSKYIVTSEGVDKEAFFDPADDKLYRHPTFYEIPNDVKNM
- the paaC gene encoding phenylacetate-CoA oxygenase subunit PaaC translates to MNALYNYLLKLADDSFIMGQRLSEWCGQGPYLEEDIALTNIALDELGQANNFYVYASRLIDNGKSEDDIAFLRYEHEYINAHWTELPNEDYAQTILKTYVFSVYQKLMYEALSSSADEELSAIAQKSLKEVRYHYTHTSSWMKIFAQGTEESRTRLENAIENIWEYTKGLFAKSEGEDDLVVLNIVPNVDDLYKEFVAITEKDFQSFGLEYPTNPFMQPKSRTGYHTEYFGYILCELQYMQRAYPGCTW
- the paaJ gene encoding phenylacetate-CoA oxygenase subunit PaaJ; translation: MNNLLHLLKTIPDPEIPVIDIVELGIVRDAQITGENTCEVTITPTYSACPAMFTIEEDIIKMMKENGWDAKVVTKMFPIWTTDWLTDEAREKLRAFGITPPEKGADEHHIGKPKKCPRCGSMNSKQISRFGSTLCKASYQCLDCLEPFDYFKCH